The nucleotide sequence GTCGTTGCCCAGCGCCTCGCCGATCGCGCCCACCACCCCGGCCACCCAGGTCGTGCAGAACAGGCCGACGGCCACCACGCCCGAGGCCATCGGCGAGATGACCGTCGCCAGCAGCACCGTGAGGGTCAGCAGCACCACCGTCTGGGCGGCGAGCAGCGCCAGCGCGGTCGCCGGCGCCGGCGGCCAGTAGTCGACGGTGACCCGGACGACGAGGACCTGGGCCAGCCCGGCCAGGACGACGAAGCCGCTGCCGAAGGCCACCAGGCCCAGCCACTTGCCGAGCAGGAACGCCGAGCGGCGGATCGGCCGGGCCAGCATCGACAGCGCGATGCCGGACTCCGTCTCCCCGGACAGCGTGGGGCCGGCCAGGAACGCGGTGCCCAGGGCGGCGACCAGGCTGTAGCCGAACATCACCAGGTTCAGCAGGATCGACGCGGTCAGCCGGGCCTCGCCGCTGGTCAGCGACTCGGCGGCCAGCCGGGAGAAGCCCCAGCTGCTCAGCCCGAGCAGCCCGACGGTGAGCGCGACGAGCGCGAACAGCACCCGCCGCCGGGAGGCCTCGCGCAGGGTGAGCGCGGCGATGGTGAGCACCGTGCGGGTCGTGGTCACGACGGGCCCGCCGCCCGGGTGGCGGCGCCGTCC is from Modestobacter marinus and encodes:
- a CDS encoding ABC transporter permease; this translates as MTTTRTVLTIAALTLREASRRRVLFALVALTVGLLGLSSWGFSRLAAESLTSGEARLTASILLNLVMFGYSLVAALGTAFLAGPTLSGETESGIALSMLARPIRRSAFLLGKWLGLVAFGSGFVVLAGLAQVLVVRVTVDYWPPAPATALALLAAQTVVLLTLTVLLATVISPMASGVVAVGLFCTTWVAGVVGAIGEALGNDAVGRVGSVSRVLLPTDGLWRGAMNAFQDPSAIVQFGGADEGAGAFPFLSTAPLTATYLGWAVLWVVMVWALAAMSFVRRDL